Proteins from a genomic interval of Clostridium sp. 'deep sea':
- a CDS encoding DNA polymerase IV produces the protein MIVFHVDVNSAYLSWEAVYRLQHGAKLDLRTIPAVVGGSEKSRHGIVLAKSIPAKKYGVKTGEPLVKARQKCPKLVSVPARYELYMKASNALYDLLQTYSPFVQRFSVDECFIDYTRSNHLHGDPIDAAYKLKNQIKEQFGFTVNVGVSSNKLLAKMASDFKKPNNVHTLFPEQMAEKMWPLPVSDLFMAGSATVRKLLKIGITTIGDLAKADVNLLRAHLKSHGELVWRYANGIDDTAVHVGDYLPHRGVGNGSTIAFDVTDKKTAYKILLSLTEKVAMRLRDGGFTAQVVSVSVKSSEFVRYSHQMKLRAPTDVTNEIYYTACQLFDECWQHEPVRHLRVRLSQLKQKEESQMLIMNAKQHYKLQNIDKTVDSLRKRYGNNALTRGVFLHSGQRPILGGIVEEDYQMMSSIL, from the coding sequence ATGATTGTGTTTCATGTAGATGTTAATTCGGCATATTTAAGTTGGGAGGCAGTATATCGGTTACAACATGGCGCAAAGTTAGATTTAAGAACTATTCCAGCGGTGGTTGGTGGTAGTGAAAAAAGCCGTCATGGTATTGTATTAGCAAAATCTATTCCCGCCAAAAAGTATGGTGTAAAAACAGGAGAGCCTTTAGTTAAAGCAAGACAAAAATGCCCCAAACTAGTATCGGTGCCAGCCCGTTATGAGCTATACATGAAAGCCAGTAATGCGTTATATGATTTACTACAAACCTATTCGCCATTTGTTCAGCGATTTTCCGTGGATGAATGTTTTATAGACTATACAAGATCCAATCACTTACATGGTGACCCTATTGATGCTGCTTATAAACTAAAAAATCAAATAAAAGAGCAGTTTGGGTTTACCGTAAATGTAGGGGTTTCATCAAATAAACTACTTGCCAAAATGGCATCGGACTTTAAAAAACCAAATAATGTACACACTCTTTTTCCAGAGCAAATGGCAGAAAAAATGTGGCCCTTGCCTGTAAGTGATTTATTTATGGCAGGCTCTGCAACAGTTCGCAAGCTTTTAAAAATAGGCATTACCACCATAGGAGACTTAGCCAAAGCCGATGTTAATTTACTACGAGCCCATTTAAAAAGCCATGGAGAACTAGTTTGGCGTTACGCCAATGGCATAGATGACACTGCGGTACATGTGGGTGATTACCTGCCCCATAGAGGGGTTGGCAATGGTTCAACCATTGCATTTGATGTTACAGATAAAAAAACAGCTTATAAAATACTATTATCCTTAACCGAAAAAGTAGCAATGCGTTTAAGAGATGGTGGTTTTACAGCTCAGGTTGTTAGTGTATCCGTAAAAAGTAGTGAGTTTGTAAGGTATTCTCATCAAATGAAACTAAGAGCTCCTACAGATGTAACTAACGAAATTTATTATACAGCCTGCCAGCTTTTTGATGAGTGCTGGCAACATGAGCCAGTAAGACACCTAAGAGTAAGGCTCTCTCAGCTAAAACAAAAAGAAGAAAGCCAGATGTTAATAATGAATGCCAAACAACACTATAAATTACAAAACATAGATAAAACCGTAGACTCTTTACGAAAAAGATATGGCAACAATGCATTAACTCGGGGGGTATTTTTACACAGTGGTCAAAGACCAATACTAGGTGGAATTGTAGAAGAAGATTATCAAATGATGAGCAGTATTCTATAG
- a CDS encoding M15 family metallopeptidase, with protein sequence MKKKLMTIATVALIVITIFYINSRKPETTDKFLIDPTLYEDWQLLILVNENNQLSNDFVPQDLVELNNLIRVNDNRLYLANKNVAKHLIELLQDFKKSCSKNYDIRVTSAYRSYDIQKNLYDRVPEYKRKGYVATPGCSEHQTGLAIDIAQAGVRSNQLQHTEFYKYLQTNAHKHGFIIRYPEDKQWQTGVKFEPWHIRYVGKKHAVKIYESKLTYEEYWQSIYNKIYTL encoded by the coding sequence ATGAAGAAAAAACTTATGACAATAGCAACTGTAGCTTTAATTGTCATAACAATTTTCTATATAAATAGTAGAAAACCAGAGACTACAGATAAGTTTTTGATAGATCCAACTTTATATGAAGATTGGCAACTTTTAATACTAGTAAATGAAAACAATCAATTAAGTAATGATTTTGTGCCTCAGGATTTAGTAGAGTTAAATAATTTAATTAGAGTTAATGATAATAGGTTGTATTTAGCAAATAAAAATGTTGCAAAACACCTAATTGAATTATTACAGGACTTTAAAAAAAGTTGCTCTAAAAACTATGATATCAGAGTTACTAGCGCCTACAGATCATATGATATACAAAAAAATCTTTATGATAGAGTTCCTGAGTATAAACGAAAAGGTTACGTAGCTACGCCAGGTTGTAGCGAACATCAAACGGGCTTAGCAATCGATATTGCCCAGGCAGGGGTGCGCTCTAACCAACTACAGCACACCGAGTTTTATAAATATTTACAAACTAATGCCCACAAACATGGCTTTATTATTAGGTATCCTGAAGATAAACAATGGCAAACAGGCGTAAAGTTTGAGCCATGGCATATAAGATATGTAGGTAAAAAACATGCAGTTAAAATATATGAGAGTAAATTAACTTATGAGGAATACTGGCAATCAATTTATAATAAAATTTATACTTTGTAA
- a CDS encoding GNAT family N-acetyltransferase: MSEISKNSKVFLREVTKDTARSIMKLEVHDYQKNYVASNAVSIAQAYFDEHAWFRAIYADDTPVGFLMLYIDTEKPDFYLWRFMIDKQYQKLGFGSKALQLVIEYVKTFANAEKIELSYVPGEHSAVNVYKRLGFVDTDRMEEDELVMELKLK; encoded by the coding sequence ATGAGCGAAATAAGCAAAAACTCTAAGGTGTTTTTGAGAGAAGTTACTAAAGATACAGCACGCTCTATCATGAAATTAGAGGTACATGATTATCAAAAAAACTATGTTGCCAGTAATGCAGTTTCTATTGCCCAAGCATATTTTGATGAACATGCTTGGTTTAGGGCAATATATGCCGATGATACACCTGTAGGATTTTTAATGTTATATATTGATACAGAAAAGCCCGATTTTTACTTATGGCGTTTTATGATAGATAAACAATATCAAAAGTTAGGCTTTGGTTCAAAAGCTTTACAACTAGTAATTGAGTATGTGAAAACATTTGCTAATGCTGAAAAAATTGAGTTAAGTTATGTACCAGGTGAGCATAGTGCTGTTAACGTATATAAAAGATTGGGATTTGTAGATACTGACAGAATGGAAGAAGACGAACTGGTAATGGAACTTAAGCTAAAATAA
- a CDS encoding ATP-grasp domain-containing protein, whose translation MKIALVYTVEEKRQYRPHNQHGVTQLQGTNHNICQALRGKGHEVISLPADYSMMQKLQQIKPDCIFNNCTGIHDKSSQPQIAGMLELLNIPFTGSCQLVHNLALYKPLAKLIFQSQGLPTPKFQVIKHSGEELNNDLQYPLIVKPEHEGSSIGISNDSIVYNESDCITKANYIINNYQQPALVEEFVIGREFTVGVLGNENPQVLPFVEIAFKSKGGFYSHNVKSLDGVETICPTNVGESLKKNIASVVLNAYKTLGCCDYARIDIRLTKNEQPKIIEVNTLPGLQKGYSDFPKAALEAGICYEDMIERIVESCIIRFNKRRN comes from the coding sequence GTGAAAATAGCACTTGTTTATACCGTAGAAGAAAAGCGTCAATACCGACCGCATAATCAACATGGAGTTACACAACTACAAGGAACTAATCATAATATTTGCCAGGCTTTACGTGGCAAGGGACATGAAGTAATAAGCCTACCAGCAGACTATAGTATGATGCAGAAATTACAGCAAATAAAACCAGACTGTATTTTTAACAACTGCACCGGAATACATGATAAAAGCAGTCAGCCTCAAATAGCTGGAATGTTAGAGCTTTTAAATATCCCTTTTACAGGATCTTGCCAATTGGTTCATAATTTAGCCCTCTATAAACCATTGGCAAAATTAATATTTCAATCTCAGGGTTTACCTACCCCTAAATTTCAGGTTATTAAACACTCAGGCGAAGAATTAAATAATGACTTACAATATCCATTAATAGTGAAACCAGAGCATGAAGGCTCTAGTATAGGAATATCTAATGATAGCATTGTTTATAACGAAAGTGATTGTATTACAAAAGCTAACTATATAATCAATAACTATCAGCAACCTGCTTTAGTGGAAGAGTTTGTTATTGGTCGAGAATTTACAGTAGGTGTATTGGGCAATGAAAACCCTCAAGTACTTCCTTTTGTTGAGATTGCATTTAAAAGTAAGGGAGGTTTTTATTCTCATAATGTAAAGTCATTAGATGGAGTAGAAACAATTTGCCCAACAAATGTAGGTGAGTCACTAAAAAAGAATATTGCAAGTGTAGTCCTAAATGCCTATAAAACTTTAGGATGCTGTGATTATGCCCGTATAGATATTCGTTTAACAAAAAACGAGCAGCCCAAAATTATTGAGGTTAATACACTTCCTGGATTACAAAAAGGATATAGCGATTTTCCAAAAGCTGCTTTAGAGGCTGGAATTTGTTATGAAGATATGATAGAACGTATAGTAGAATCATGTATAATAAGATTTAATAAAAGGAGAAATTAG
- a CDS encoding NAD/NADP-dependent octopine/nopaline dehydrogenase family protein, producing the protein MLGAGNGGQTLAGHLALKGFKVNLYDPDPDKIRTIRKIKGINLIGAIRGFGKLSIITTNLKDALKGSNIIMVVVPADAHKDVAITCAPYLTEDQIVILNPGRTGGALEFSRYINENIVVAEAQTLIYACRSLKPGLCQVYGIKKSVPIAAFPGYKIPQVISHIKSAIPQFVPCKSVIETSLSNIGAVFHPIITILNSSRIENGEKFNFYTDGVTKSVASIIEEVDKERIAIAKSLGVNVISAHKWLLQAYGSKGKDLYSAIHNTHSYKGIIAPSSLQTRYLYEDVPTGLIPLASIGKLLEVKTTTINSLINIASIICNKDFTLTGRTIFDMGLNSLNKNSIENYVINGRNSDDEKESA; encoded by the coding sequence ATTTTAGGTGCAGGCAATGGTGGACAAACTTTGGCAGGCCATTTGGCTTTAAAGGGTTTTAAAGTTAACTTATATGACCCTGATCCTGATAAGATACGGACTATTAGAAAAATTAAAGGTATTAATCTAATAGGAGCTATTCGAGGATTTGGTAAACTAAGTATAATTACTACTAATCTTAAGGATGCTCTTAAAGGATCTAATATAATAATGGTAGTAGTACCTGCAGATGCCCATAAAGATGTTGCAATAACATGTGCCCCATATTTAACAGAAGATCAAATAGTTATTCTAAACCCTGGACGCACAGGTGGCGCTCTGGAATTTAGCAGATATATAAACGAAAATATTGTTGTTGCTGAAGCACAAACTTTAATATATGCTTGTAGAAGCCTTAAACCAGGCCTTTGCCAAGTTTATGGCATTAAAAAATCTGTTCCTATCGCTGCTTTTCCCGGTTATAAAATTCCACAAGTAATTAGCCACATTAAGTCAGCTATACCTCAATTCGTTCCCTGTAAAAGCGTTATTGAAACAAGCCTTAGTAATATAGGAGCTGTATTTCACCCCATAATAACCATCTTAAATTCATCCCGAATTGAAAACGGAGAAAAATTTAATTTTTATACCGATGGAGTAACAAAATCTGTAGCTAGTATAATAGAAGAAGTAGATAAAGAACGTATTGCCATTGCTAAATCCTTAGGAGTAAATGTTATATCTGCACATAAATGGCTACTACAAGCCTATGGCTCCAAAGGTAAAGATTTATACTCAGCTATTCATAATACCCACTCATATAAAGGCATTATAGCCCCAAGTAGCTTACAAACTCGTTACTTATATGAAGATGTACCAACAGGTTTAATTCCATTAGCCAGCATTGGCAAGCTATTAGAAGTAAAAACTACAACCATCAACTCCCTAATCAACATTGCATCAATTATTTGCAATAAAGATTTCACTCTAACTGGCAGAACCATATTTGATATGGGTCTAAATAGTTTAAATAAAAATTCAATAGAAAATTATGTTATTAATGGGAGGAATAGTGATGACGAAAAAGAATCCGCTTAA
- a CDS encoding methionine synthase, which produces MTKKNPLKIIAAAIGNCVHVAGSINFLNLAQQNGYKTRFLGPAINIDELLLTAKKTKADIVGVSYRLDPNAAFRLFKLLKIKATELGLIDKCQFLCGCTPSVAVEARKFNFFTKIFDGSEQVSEIMQFLNADISTKGEQLLGSDLLTRLKNKKPFPLLRHHFGLPKVEKTIKGIEKIAKAKVLDIISIGPDQNAQFSFFRPTEMDSMLEGGGGVAIRTKQHMKQLYQAAQQGNYPLLRCYSGTRDLKKWAELNATTIHNAWAAIPLCWYSVLDGRSNRPLVEAITENQATIAWHAKKNIPVEVNESHHWSLRHAPDVIAVVMAYLAAYNAKALGVKNYIAQYMLNTPYGTHYNMDIAKMLAKISLINSLHDTNFSSIKQVRTGLASLSTDLNIAKGQLASSIHLAMSLNPDIVHVVGFSEANHAAKPEDVIESCKIVQGVINNTLTGLPYVALDPAIFKRKKELLKEAKILLAAIAKLAVAGKDPYTDPNVITKAIKIGLLDAPHLKGNVYAAGKIYTSLIDGKCLTVNQHNQKALSEQERIAKLTESKNTDFIVASS; this is translated from the coding sequence ATGACGAAAAAGAATCCGCTTAAAATTATAGCTGCCGCCATTGGAAACTGCGTTCACGTGGCAGGATCCATAAACTTTTTAAATTTAGCACAGCAAAATGGCTATAAAACTCGCTTTTTAGGTCCTGCAATTAACATTGATGAGTTATTATTAACAGCTAAAAAAACTAAAGCCGATATTGTTGGAGTAAGCTATCGCTTGGATCCAAATGCTGCTTTTCGTTTATTTAAGTTATTAAAGATTAAAGCTACTGAATTAGGCTTAATTGATAAGTGCCAATTTCTTTGTGGTTGCACTCCATCGGTTGCTGTTGAAGCACGTAAATTTAATTTTTTCACAAAGATATTTGATGGCAGTGAACAAGTCTCTGAAATAATGCAATTCTTAAATGCAGACATCTCTACAAAGGGTGAGCAGTTATTAGGCAGTGATTTACTTACTAGACTTAAAAATAAAAAGCCTTTTCCACTTTTAAGACATCATTTTGGTTTACCTAAAGTAGAAAAAACCATTAAAGGCATAGAAAAGATTGCAAAAGCTAAAGTTTTAGATATTATTTCTATTGGCCCAGACCAAAATGCTCAGTTTTCTTTTTTTAGACCCACTGAAATGGATAGTATGTTAGAGGGTGGTGGTGGAGTAGCAATTAGAACAAAGCAACACATGAAGCAACTATATCAAGCAGCTCAACAAGGAAACTATCCGTTACTTCGTTGTTATAGTGGTACTAGAGATTTAAAAAAATGGGCCGAACTAAATGCTACAACTATTCACAATGCTTGGGCTGCCATACCTCTTTGTTGGTATAGTGTTTTAGATGGTAGATCAAACAGACCACTGGTGGAGGCAATAACTGAAAATCAAGCTACTATAGCATGGCATGCTAAGAAAAACATACCTGTTGAGGTCAATGAGTCTCATCATTGGAGTTTAAGACATGCCCCAGATGTTATTGCAGTTGTTATGGCCTATTTAGCTGCCTATAATGCCAAAGCTTTAGGAGTTAAAAACTACATTGCTCAGTACATGTTAAATACTCCATATGGCACCCATTATAATATGGATATAGCTAAAATGCTAGCTAAAATATCTTTAATAAATAGTTTGCATGATACCAACTTTAGCAGTATTAAACAAGTACGCACCGGGTTAGCTAGTTTATCAACTGATTTAAATATAGCTAAAGGTCAACTGGCCTCCTCTATTCATTTAGCCATGAGTTTAAATCCCGATATTGTACATGTTGTAGGTTTTTCTGAAGCCAATCATGCTGCCAAGCCCGAGGATGTTATCGAAAGCTGTAAAATAGTACAGGGTGTTATTAACAATACTTTAACTGGTTTACCTTACGTGGCTTTAGATCCAGCCATTTTTAAGAGAAAAAAAGAATTGCTAAAAGAAGCAAAAATTCTTTTAGCTGCAATAGCTAAGCTTGCTGTAGCAGGTAAAGACCCTTATACTGACCCAAATGTGATTACTAAGGCTATAAAAATTGGGCTTCTTGATGCTCCCCATTTAAAAGGTAATGTTTATGCCGCAGGTAAAATTTATACTAGTTTGATAGATGGTAAGTGTTTGACAGTTAATCAGCACAACCAAAAAGCATTATCCGAACAAGAAAGAATAGCTAAGCTCACTGAAAGTAAAAATACTGATTTTATTGTTGCATCTTCATAA
- a CDS encoding alanine/ornithine racemase family PLP-dependent enzyme, with product MRYPCIKISKSKIFDNAKIIVDKCKEIGIDVWGVTKVCCGDPTIANIMNDAGVVALADSRIRNIVRLNKANLNNLVLLRIAMMSEIDLIIQYVDICLVSEIKILRALNKAANFYKTQQKVMIMIDVGDLREGVYYKRVTKFLSQLPKMNNIEIVGIGTNLTCFGGVVPTVEISQRLIQVAQLFKEVLNIDIKILSGGNSSSLGLVWQNKMPAGINNLRIGEGIMLGRDTVHQGAIENTHNDTFILQAEIIELKYKPSIPDDKTGFDAFGNIPVFKDIGWHYRALLAIGKQDVFPERLVPIDKSLKVLGASSDHLLVSMPNNHVYTVGDTIEFTLDYVGVLNTMTSPYVKKIII from the coding sequence ATGAGATATCCTTGTATTAAAATTAGCAAAAGTAAGATTTTTGATAATGCCAAAATTATAGTAGATAAATGTAAAGAGATTGGAATAGATGTATGGGGTGTAACAAAGGTATGTTGCGGTGACCCTACAATAGCTAACATAATGAATGATGCAGGAGTTGTGGCTTTAGCAGATTCGCGTATTAGAAATATTGTTAGATTAAATAAAGCAAATTTAAATAACTTAGTATTATTAAGGATAGCAATGATGTCTGAAATTGATCTTATAATTCAATATGTAGATATTTGTTTGGTTTCAGAAATTAAAATTTTAAGGGCCTTAAATAAAGCCGCAAATTTTTATAAAACACAGCAAAAAGTAATGATTATGATTGATGTTGGAGACCTAAGAGAGGGAGTTTATTATAAACGTGTTACCAAATTTTTAAGTCAATTACCCAAAATGAACAACATAGAGATAGTAGGAATTGGCACAAACTTAACATGTTTTGGGGGTGTTGTTCCTACAGTAGAAATTTCTCAAAGACTTATTCAGGTAGCACAATTGTTTAAAGAAGTGTTGAATATTGATATAAAAATTTTATCTGGTGGTAATTCCAGTAGTTTAGGATTAGTATGGCAAAATAAAATGCCTGCTGGTATTAATAATTTACGTATTGGTGAAGGAATTATGTTGGGCAGAGATACCGTACACCAAGGAGCTATTGAAAATACTCATAATGACACTTTTATTTTACAAGCAGAGATTATTGAACTAAAATACAAACCCTCTATTCCTGATGACAAAACTGGTTTTGATGCCTTTGGCAATATACCTGTGTTTAAAGATATTGGCTGGCATTATCGGGCATTGTTAGCTATTGGTAAACAGGATGTTTTTCCAGAGAGATTAGTTCCTATAGATAAAAGCCTAAAAGTATTGGGAGCTAGCAGTGATCATCTTTTGGTAAGTATGCCTAATAATCATGTTTATACTGTAGGTGATACTATAGAGTTCACACTTGATTATGTGGGGGTTTTAAATACTATGACTTCTCCGTATGTGAAAAAGATTATTATATAA
- a CDS encoding ATP-binding protein, which translates to MIKSRLCSCMMHKINKQIEDDCRQKLNDLCTDQNISCAYIIENKTKYLKILHTNKNSSFMFLSNNYPISKDLDIGSLTNSSKLIDIVKKSFIKASEISNFNKLKYYHQAPILGPEGDLYGFFVAMNKQNNLKEHKKELDTFVKLLNGNLYISKYTSIALGIIKKCSEINNCNEFLVNAESECLYCDEQMIISDLNNRLTKAIKRSEKILTEGKFINYIGYWIWEVGTKHIHVSEAGRRILGLNYNQKIISLEDLNKKIHQEDKSKVTHSLQLSLQNKQPQFLEFRVLNQENKYMLLQCRREVISNSKGEVIQLVSSVQDITKHRIFETAFETGNNNRRDLFESACEGFFFYTYSNENIFTYVSPGAQVLLGKPISEIIGSDWRTSINWIDCDELFDCNYFANDSFSEVLEYVHPNGEKRALLCSSISVKDGDGEVLYHQGLAQDITKQKELESEILIAKEKAEFASNEKSRILANLNHELRTPLNAISGIVHLLNDPNLTYQQRKYLQKLQIASNWLNDIINNTLDFSKIEAGKISLEKIQFSLRTSLAKSVELFEQRVGQKNLVIKVKVNDAVPDLIIGDPVRTIQIINNLVSNAIKFTDSGVIMLEIDVNKINGNVIEVKFTVKDTGIGIAADSLDKIFQAFTQADDSTTREYGGTGLGLTICKQLTELMKGEIWVNSTVGVGSEFNVVLPYLISKNNKEAIKTLTLKSNNNKNQVLIIGKKDTGFLLNSVLNSLDLSGEILDTSIEGLGLLKNINSSDYILFIIDLSEKDLMVSKLFDFIIKSGILNAPTIIIKDDYSELDNQLMVNKMDKVKVIHKPLNTQKVAKVILQLITEKNKDPNLIKNQINGIKKVAYNSSILVVEDVKINQLVVQELLKKCSLNVEIASNGVEALEYLKQNNYSLVLMDIEMPIMDGYTATKKIRALDKENAKKVPIIAMTAHTLDGDKTFSERTGLDDYITKPINPKIFYAVIRKWLAVNKLIKFKPKTAITTELWFEKLKQIPLFKLSEVMEVVEGNYKLYRNLLLYFLSYLKESKDKLLIDMYNRNESNISHTIHDLKGISATIGAFQLADKSALLEKCFKNKSDDLLYELAGYGILMKKYINELEQLFATKEQNVIIV; encoded by the coding sequence ATGATAAAATCTAGGTTATGTTCTTGTATGATGCACAAAATAAACAAGCAAATTGAAGATGATTGTAGACAAAAATTAAATGATTTATGTACTGACCAAAACATTAGCTGTGCTTATATTATTGAGAATAAAACAAAATATTTAAAAATTTTGCACACTAATAAAAACAGTAGTTTTATGTTTTTAAGCAATAATTACCCTATCAGCAAAGACTTAGATATAGGCTCTTTAACTAACTCTAGTAAATTAATTGATATCGTAAAAAAATCTTTTATTAAAGCAAGTGAAATATCAAACTTTAATAAGCTAAAATACTATCATCAGGCCCCTATATTAGGACCAGAGGGTGATCTATATGGCTTTTTTGTGGCAATGAATAAACAAAATAATTTAAAAGAACATAAAAAAGAGTTAGATACATTTGTGAAACTGCTTAATGGTAATTTGTATATTAGCAAATACACTAGTATTGCACTGGGTATTATTAAAAAATGTAGTGAGATTAATAACTGTAATGAGTTTCTTGTCAACGCAGAATCTGAATGCCTCTATTGTGATGAACAAATGATAATAAGTGATTTAAACAATAGATTAACTAAAGCAATAAAAAGAAGTGAAAAAATTTTAACTGAAGGTAAGTTTATTAATTATATTGGTTATTGGATATGGGAGGTTGGTACTAAACATATTCATGTCTCAGAGGCTGGTAGAAGAATATTAGGTCTTAACTACAATCAAAAAATTATATCGTTAGAGGACCTAAACAAAAAAATACATCAAGAAGATAAAAGTAAAGTTACCCATTCATTACAATTATCATTACAAAATAAACAACCTCAATTTTTGGAATTTAGAGTTTTAAATCAAGAAAACAAATATATGTTATTACAGTGTCGAAGAGAGGTTATAAGCAATAGTAAAGGAGAAGTGATACAATTAGTATCTTCTGTACAGGACATAACCAAACATAGAATCTTTGAAACAGCTTTTGAAACGGGTAACAATAATAGAAGAGACTTATTTGAGTCTGCTTGTGAAGGGTTCTTTTTTTATACATATTCTAATGAAAATATTTTCACTTATGTAAGCCCGGGAGCGCAAGTCCTATTAGGTAAACCTATTAGTGAAATAATTGGAAGTGATTGGAGAACGTCAATAAATTGGATAGACTGTGATGAGTTATTTGATTGCAATTATTTTGCTAACGATAGCTTTTCAGAGGTTTTAGAATATGTTCATCCTAATGGTGAAAAAAGGGCATTATTATGTTCATCTATTTCAGTAAAAGATGGAGATGGAGAAGTTCTATACCATCAGGGATTGGCTCAAGATATAACCAAACAAAAAGAGCTAGAGAGTGAAATTTTAATTGCCAAAGAAAAAGCCGAATTTGCAAGTAATGAAAAGAGCCGAATTTTAGCAAACTTAAACCACGAATTAAGAACTCCCTTAAATGCTATAAGTGGCATAGTTCATTTATTAAATGATCCTAACCTTACATATCAACAAAGAAAATACCTGCAAAAACTGCAAATAGCTTCAAACTGGTTAAATGATATTATTAATAATACCCTTGATTTTTCTAAAATTGAAGCAGGAAAAATATCTTTAGAAAAAATACAGTTTAGTTTAAGGACTAGTTTAGCTAAGTCAGTGGAGCTTTTTGAGCAACGAGTAGGTCAAAAAAACCTAGTTATTAAGGTAAAAGTTAATGATGCTGTTCCGGATTTAATTATTGGAGACCCAGTAAGAACTATTCAAATTATAAATAACTTAGTCTCTAATGCTATTAAATTTACAGATTCTGGGGTGATTATGTTAGAGATAGATGTCAATAAGATTAATGGTAATGTAATAGAAGTTAAATTTACAGTTAAAGATACTGGCATTGGCATAGCTGCAGATAGTTTAGATAAAATATTTCAAGCATTTACGCAGGCAGATGATTCTACCACTAGAGAATATGGTGGTACAGGGCTTGGTTTAACAATATGTAAACAATTAACAGAGTTGATGAAAGGTGAAATTTGGGTTAATAGCACTGTAGGAGTTGGTAGTGAATTTAATGTGGTTTTACCATATTTAATAAGTAAAAATAATAAAGAAGCAATTAAAACCTTAACCTTAAAGAGTAATAATAATAAAAATCAGGTTTTAATAATTGGAAAAAAGGATACAGGTTTTTTACTTAACTCAGTATTAAATAGTTTAGATTTGTCGGGGGAAATATTAGATACCTCCATTGAAGGTTTAGGTTTATTAAAGAACATTAATAGCAGTGATTATATTTTATTTATTATAGATTTAAGCGAAAAGGATTTAATGGTCTCTAAGCTTTTTGATTTTATAATTAAAAGTGGAATTCTTAATGCTCCTACAATTATTATTAAAGATGACTATAGTGAATTAGATAATCAATTAATGGTAAATAAAATGGATAAAGTTAAGGTTATACATAAACCTTTAAATACCCAGAAAGTTGCAAAAGTTATTTTACAGCTAATTACAGAAAAAAATAAAGACCCCAACCTTATTAAAAATCAAATAAATGGTATAAAAAAAGTAGCATATAATAGCTCTATTTTAGTTGTAGAAGATGTTAAAATAAATCAACTTGTAGTACAGGAATTACTAAAAAAATGTAGCTTAAACGTAGAGATTGCTAGTAATGGAGTTGAAGCTTTAGAGTATCTTAAACAAAATAACTATAGCTTGGTACTAATGGATATAGAAATGCCTATAATGGATGGTTACACTGCAACAAAAAAAATAAGAGCGTTAGATAAAGAAAATGCCAAAAAAGTACCCATAATAGCCATGACTGCTCATACCCTAGATGGAGACAAAACATTTAGTGAAAGAACGGGATTAGATGATTACATAACAAAGCCTATTAATCCTAAAATATTCTATGCCGTAATTCGCAAGTGGTTAGCAGTTAATAAGCTAATAAAATTTAAACCCAAAACAGCAATTACTACAGAGTTATGGTTTGAAAAGCTTAAGCAGATACCTTTGTTTAAACTGAGTGAGGTAATGGAGGTAGTTGAGGGTAACTATAAGTTGTATAGAAATTTATTGTTATATTTTTTAAGCTACTTAAAAGAATCTAAAGATAAATTATTAATAGATATGTATAATCGCAATGAGAGCAATATTAGTCACACAATTCATGATTTAAAGGGTATCTCTGCTACTATTGGCGCATTTCAATTAGCAGATAAAAGCGCCTTACTAGAAAAATGTTTTAAAAATAAATCAGACGACCTGCTTTATGAATTAGCTGGCTACGGTATTTTAATGAAGAAATACATAAATGAATTAGAGCAACTATTTGCTACTAAAGAGCAGAATGTAATCATAGTTTAA